A single genomic interval of Spinacia oleracea cultivar Varoflay chromosome 6, BTI_SOV_V1, whole genome shotgun sequence harbors:
- the LOC110784700 gene encoding uncharacterized protein yields the protein MDMRDKVTSGHFFFDSKPMIVKPWSVDMDMEKEEIKYVPIWIQLSLNFEYWGEKSLFKIVSQLGKPIKRDAATVSRDKLQYARVLVDMPITQKLPDQVSFMNEHGELVQVPITYEWRPTVCDNCKLVGHLTIECRKGKTKRIWVQKKQQVQNHTEVVAPEVDQEGFQRTLRPIRVRPTNLVPTPVDNSFQMLNDDGGHSACSTAELDREDDIKEVGLLEHKVKLPNLGKLYQRVFPNWGFSSNASYHNGGRIILAWNPGSFSVSIHAASSQFMHCFIQPVSGMPSFFCTFIYAFNDSSNREVLWKDLKALNTQDAWILCGDFNYVMSTDERIGSPVRNAEIMDICDCMHFYSMEYIKSVGNFYTWNNKQHGAARVFSKIDRIMANPKWLGVYSSAEVCFMNEGCLDHSPGLLTVYPRDTGGEILGYDTYNNS from the exons ATGGACATGAGAGACAAAGTCACTTCTGGCCATTTTTTCTTTGACAGCAAACCTATGATAGTGAAACCCTGGAGTGTTGATATGGATATGGAGAAGGAAGAGATCAAATATGTCCCCATTTGGATTCAGTTGAGTCTGAATTTTGAGTATTGGGGTGAAAAATCTCTTTTCAAAATTGTGAGTCAGTTAGGCAAACCAATTAAGAGGGATGCAGCCACTGTGAGTAGGGATAAACTTCAGTATGCTAGGGTGTTGGTTGATATGCCAATCACACAAAAGCTTCCTGATCAAGTTTCATTTATGAATGAGCATGGTGAGCTGGTTCAGGTACCTATCACCTATGAGTGGAGACCAACTGTTTGTGATAACTGCAAACTAGTTGGACATTTAACCATTGAGTGTAGGAAGGGGAAAACTAAGAGAATATGGGTGCAGAAAAAACAACAAGTTCAGAATCACACAGAAGTGGTCGCACCAGAGGTGGATCAGGAGGGGTTTCAAAGAACTCTCAGGCCAATCAGGGTTAGACCTACCAACTTGGTTCCAACACCAGTTGATAATTCTTTCCAAATGCTGAATGATGATGGTGGTCACAGTGCTTGCAGTACTGCTGAGTTGGATAGGGAAGATGACATTAAGGAGG TTGGTCTTCTAGAGCATAAGGTTAAGCTTCCTAACTTAGGGAAGCTTTACCAAAGAGTTTTCCCAAATTGGGGTTTCTCTAGTAATGCAAGTTATCATAATGGTGGCAGAATTATTTTGGCTTGGAATCCAGGAAGCTTTTCTGTGAGTATCCACGCAGCTTCTAGTCAGTTTATGCATTGCTTCATTCAACCAGTGAGTGGTATGCCTAGTTTTTTCTGTACTTTCATTTATGCTTTCAATGATAGCTCTAATAGAGAAGTGTTGTGGAAAGATTTGAAAGCTTTAAACACACAGGATGCCTGGATCTTGTGTGGAGATTTCAATTATGTTATGAGTACTGATGAGAGAATTGGCTCCCCTGTTAGGAATGCTGAAATAATGGATATTTGTGATTGTATGCATTTCTATAGCATGGAATATATTAAGAGTGTGGGTAATTTCTACACTTGGAATAATAAACAGCATGGTGCAGCTAGAgttttttctaaaattgataGAATAATGGCTAATCCTAAGTGGTTAGGTGTTTATAGCTCAGCTgaagtgtgttttatgaatgagGGTTGTTTGGATCATTCCCCTGGATTGTTGACTGTTTATCCTAGGGATACAGGGGGGGAAATTTTAggatatgatacatataacaattcataa